In Agromyces sp. G08B096, a genomic segment contains:
- a CDS encoding alpha/beta hydrolase: protein MQTFRARDGAAIDFHVIDDRADASAPSLPPAIVVPGGPCRGVEYLEDLAGVARVRPLVVLHPRGTPTTGGASRGWWTDADDLVDLADHLGLDAVDVVAHSAGTRLTLAAAARYPDRIRRLALVTPASTWLTDAPRDSLEIGRRRRDPLVDAALDSLTGVEPVDQESFERARVVEGPAGYARWTEREQAHAAVGAWSLAAIEAYFSDVPDDAAERVIAADLPSVLIIAGDEDILVGVAPVAAAAEALGAELVWLEDCGHYPWVEQPAAFRAALEGWLSRG from the coding sequence GTGCAGACCTTCCGCGCGCGCGACGGCGCCGCCATCGACTTCCACGTTATCGACGATCGAGCGGATGCCTCGGCCCCGTCGCTCCCGCCCGCGATCGTGGTCCCCGGCGGTCCCTGCCGTGGGGTCGAGTACCTGGAGGACCTTGCGGGCGTGGCACGCGTCCGGCCCCTCGTGGTGCTGCACCCCCGCGGCACGCCGACCACGGGCGGGGCCTCACGCGGCTGGTGGACAGACGCCGATGACCTCGTCGATCTCGCCGACCACCTGGGCCTCGACGCGGTCGATGTCGTGGCGCACTCGGCGGGAACCCGGCTCACCCTCGCCGCCGCCGCCCGGTACCCCGACCGCATCCGCCGGCTCGCCCTGGTGACCCCCGCATCGACCTGGCTCACCGACGCGCCGCGCGACAGTCTCGAGATCGGCCGCCGACGCCGCGACCCGCTCGTCGACGCCGCGCTCGACTCCCTCACGGGCGTCGAGCCGGTCGACCAGGAGAGCTTCGAACGGGCACGCGTCGTCGAAGGCCCCGCCGGGTACGCGCGGTGGACCGAGCGCGAGCAGGCCCACGCGGCCGTCGGCGCCTGGTCGCTCGCGGCCATCGAGGCGTACTTCTCCGACGTCCCCGACGATGCGGCCGAGCGGGTGATCGCGGCGGACCTGCCGTCGGTGCTGATCATCGCAGGCGACGAGGACATCCTGGTCGGGGTGGCGCCCGTCGCGGCTGCCGCGGAGGCGCTCGGCGCCGAGCTCGTGTGGCTCGAGGACTGCGGACACTACCCGTGGGTGGAGCAGCCCGCGGCGTTCCGGGCCGCGCTCGAGGGGTGGCTGAGCCGGGGCTGA